Proteins encoded within one genomic window of Deltaproteobacteria bacterium:
- a CDS encoding UDP-N-acetylmuramate--L-alanine ligase, translating to MVKLRKTRKLHFVGIGGIGMSGIAEVLLNLGYVVSGSDLVAGETTERLAALGARVRTGHSAENIGTPDVVIISSAIQEDNPEVVAAKEAGIPVVARATMLNELMRMKYGIAVAGSHGKTSTTSMVATVMAEADLDPTMVIGGKLNSLGTNALLGAGDYLVAEADESDGSFLQLTPTIAVVTNIDREHMDHYGTFDDLRDAFRRFLLKVPFYGRAILCLDDPEVAGLLLGIDRPYLTYGLTTQANVMARDVVHSGFGSSFFAELDGEPLGTVNLRVPGVHNVYNSLASIAVGLELDIPFDTISRALGSFRGVQRRFQFKGMAAGIAVYDDYGHHPTEIKATLKAARQGWDGPIVVLFQPHRYSRTQDLLGDFGTAFHNADKVLVCDIYAAGENIIEGLTGENVAAMMIGHGHRYVKYVGAWNGAVDRVLGELQKGDLLLTLGAGDIWRAGEEVFRRLEGLG from the coding sequence TTGGTCAAACTTCGAAAGACACGAAAACTTCATTTCGTTGGAATCGGCGGTATCGGTATGTCGGGGATTGCCGAGGTGCTGCTTAACCTTGGATACGTGGTCTCAGGGTCAGACCTGGTCGCCGGCGAAACAACCGAAAGGCTTGCAGCACTTGGCGCCCGGGTCCGGACCGGGCATAGCGCCGAAAATATTGGAACCCCTGACGTTGTGATCATTTCCTCGGCAATCCAGGAGGATAATCCTGAGGTCGTGGCGGCAAAGGAGGCGGGTATCCCCGTCGTGGCAAGGGCCACCATGCTCAATGAACTCATGCGCATGAAATACGGAATCGCCGTAGCCGGCTCCCACGGCAAGACTTCCACCACATCCATGGTTGCGACGGTAATGGCGGAGGCGGACCTGGACCCCACCATGGTCATAGGTGGAAAACTCAACAGCCTAGGGACAAACGCCCTGCTTGGGGCAGGGGACTATCTTGTGGCCGAGGCTGATGAGAGCGACGGCTCCTTTTTGCAATTGACACCGACCATCGCGGTGGTGACCAACATCGACAGGGAGCATATGGATCACTATGGGACCTTCGATGATCTGAGGGATGCCTTCCGGCGTTTCCTGCTCAAGGTCCCCTTTTACGGCAGGGCAATCCTGTGTCTTGACGATCCTGAGGTGGCCGGTCTCCTGCTCGGGATAGACAGACCATATCTGACCTACGGTCTGACCACCCAGGCTAATGTGATGGCCCGCGACGTGGTCCATTCAGGGTTCGGATCATCTTTTTTTGCCGAGTTGGACGGGGAGCCTCTTGGTACCGTTAACCTGCGTGTGCCGGGAGTGCACAATGTCTACAACTCGCTGGCATCCATCGCGGTAGGGCTTGAGCTGGATATTCCTTTCGATACGATTTCCAGGGCGCTGGGCTCCTTTCGGGGTGTTCAGCGACGGTTCCAGTTCAAGGGGATGGCGGCTGGTATCGCCGTTTACGACGATTACGGCCACCATCCCACCGAGATCAAGGCCACGTTGAAGGCGGCCCGCCAGGGATGGGACGGGCCGATCGTGGTTCTCTTCCAGCCGCACAGATATTCCAGGACGCAGGATCTCCTGGGGGATTTCGGGACGGCCTTTCATAACGCCGACAAGGTCCTGGTTTGCGATATTTACGCAGCCGGGGAGAACATCATAGAGGGACTGACCGGTGAAAATGTCGCTGCGATGATGATCGGGCATGGCCATCGCTACGTAAAATATGTAGGGGCATGGAATGGCGCTGTTGACCGTGTTCTCGGCGAACTTCAAAAAGGGGACCTCCTCCTGACCCTGGGTGCCGGAGACATCTGGCGAGCCGGGGAAGAGGTGTTTCGCAGGCTGGAAGGTCTGGGATGA
- a CDS encoding D-alanine--D-alanine ligase: MGGRSAEREVSLTTGNSIYSALLENGVDAVTVDTARDWRSEMSREGVDVAFIALHGRGGEDGTIQGALELMDAPYTGSGVLASALAMDKIQTKRILDACGIPTASYITIGPGDYDREIHLPCPVVVKPSREGSTIGISIVREKRDLREAIRDASRHDPYVLVESFVAGEEYTVGILNGKPLAVVQIVTANGFYDYKTKYVTGADEYRVPAPLEPEMTEIIRTTGLETYHALRCCGAARVDLRGRDGKFQVLEVNTIPGMTPTSLLPKSALGMGIDFQSLVMEMLKTAGEGSR, from the coding sequence ATGGGTGGACGATCCGCCGAGAGGGAGGTTTCCCTTACCACGGGAAACTCCATCTATTCCGCCCTCCTGGAAAATGGGGTCGATGCGGTGACGGTGGATACCGCCCGGGATTGGCGCTCGGAAATGTCCAGGGAAGGGGTTGATGTAGCCTTTATCGCTCTCCACGGAAGGGGCGGGGAGGACGGGACAATCCAGGGAGCTCTGGAACTCATGGACGCACCCTATACAGGCAGTGGTGTCCTCGCATCGGCGCTTGCCATGGACAAGATCCAGACCAAGAGGATACTCGATGCCTGCGGCATCCCAACCGCGTCCTACATCACTATCGGTCCGGGAGATTATGATCGTGAGATCCATCTGCCATGCCCTGTCGTGGTGAAACCGAGCCGGGAGGGTTCCACCATCGGCATCTCCATTGTCCGGGAGAAACGGGATCTCAGGGAGGCAATCAGGGATGCCTCCCGGCATGACCCGTACGTGCTGGTTGAGTCCTTCGTGGCTGGGGAGGAATACACCGTCGGCATCCTTAACGGAAAGCCGCTGGCCGTTGTTCAGATCGTAACGGCGAACGGGTTTTATGATTACAAGACCAAATATGTCACCGGCGCAGATGAGTACAGGGTGCCGGCGCCCCTTGAGCCGGAAATGACGGAGATTATTCGTACGACGGGTCTTGAAACCTATCATGCGCTCAGGTGCTGCGGGGCGGCGAGGGTTGATCTAAGGGGCAGGGACGGAAAGTTTCAGGTCCTTGAGGTAAACACCATTCCAGGAATGACGCCCACAAGCCTTCTTCCCAAGTCGGCCCTGGGGATGGGCATCGATTTTCAATCCCTGGTCATGGAGATGCTCAAAACCGCGGGAGAGGGAAGCAGATAG
- the murB gene encoding UDP-N-acetylmuramate dehydrogenase, which translates to MKDLPEMLRAEGFSGPVHRGEPMSRHCSLKVGGKAALLAIPETPQDLRTLLGVLEGRDTGWMILGSGTNVFFPESGFGGCVIRLGRGFGGVEEIDETIMEAGASARTAGILAKTARMGLAGLEFAAGIPGTIGGAVRMNAGAGGGEMAGAVMGIQIVVDGRTSWIERKDLDFRYRRLALPGDAVITRVRIRLSPDSPEAVGIRMDEMLARKKARQPLGLPSAGCWFMNPEGDNAGRIIEAAGLKGLTVGGARVSDVHANFLVNVGGATAADFEALAGMVKAAVLKKFEVGLKEEVRVVY; encoded by the coding sequence ATGAAAGACCTGCCGGAGATGCTGCGGGCGGAGGGTTTTTCAGGCCCTGTCCACAGAGGAGAACCAATGTCCCGCCACTGTTCCCTGAAGGTAGGCGGAAAGGCCGCTCTCCTGGCCATACCTGAGACCCCTCAGGACCTTCGGACCCTGCTTGGCGTCCTTGAGGGAAGGGACACCGGCTGGATGATATTGGGCAGCGGCACCAACGTTTTTTTTCCGGAGTCGGGTTTTGGAGGATGCGTCATCCGATTGGGCAGAGGATTTGGGGGTGTGGAGGAAATCGACGAAACGATCATGGAGGCCGGCGCGTCTGCAAGGACAGCCGGGATACTGGCTAAAACGGCCCGAATGGGGCTTGCGGGCCTCGAATTCGCAGCCGGAATTCCCGGAACCATCGGGGGCGCGGTGAGGATGAACGCCGGGGCCGGCGGCGGGGAAATGGCGGGGGCTGTAATGGGGATCCAGATTGTGGTCGACGGCAGAACCTCCTGGATTGAGAGAAAGGATCTGGACTTCAGGTACCGGCGGTTGGCACTTCCGGGGGACGCCGTCATAACCAGGGTCAGGATCAGGCTTTCGCCGGACAGCCCTGAAGCTGTCGGGATACGAATGGATGAAATGCTCGCAAGAAAGAAGGCGAGGCAGCCGTTGGGCCTTCCCAGCGCCGGCTGCTGGTTCATGAACCCGGAGGGAGATAACGCCGGAAGGATCATAGAGGCGGCAGGCCTGAAGGGTCTGACCGTGGGGGGCGCACGGGTTTCGGATGTCCACGCCAACTTCCTCGTTAACGTGGGCGGCGCGACTGCCGCTGATTTTGAGGCGCTGGCCGGGATGGTAAAGGCCGCTGTCCTGAAAAAGTTTGAGGTTGGTCTGAAGGAGGAGGTGAGAGTTGTCTACTAA